The segment TGCGGTCTCGCAGCTGGTGACAAAACGTAAGGAAGCAGTTTTTCCTCAGATCCTCCAGCGTGTTTCGTATAGCGTGTTTGATGGTATGGACCATTTCTTATCTACGTAAAGCACGTcgtgttgttttggtgtgagcagAGAACAGCGGcgacgcagcagcagcacgcAGAGCGTCAGATCAGATTACACGACCCGCCAAAAAGTGCTGCCTTCAAATACAGTCGGAAATACCGCCAAACCCCTCCCAGTTATCAGCAACCTTAACTAGGCACTAAAAGGgccatatacagtacatgagaTCATGAGATAAGATCTTCAGTATACTCCTGTAATAGCAGACTAACCTTTGTCCACATGGTGACACAGCGTGCATTTAAaggttgtgtcttttttggcccCTAGCCTTCTAAACCCAAAGCATGTGAACAAATGTTCatattatatacacacacatacacccatcAGCCAGAACTGGTGAAGTGAACaatattgatcatcttgttgcaATGAAATGTTCTGTTGGGCAACTTTGAgttctgacattcatgtggatgccacctgacacgcTCCACCCATCTGATCACCAGTGCAGACCAGTCCTCTGACCATATATCAAGTGtctgcacctcctcactactccacgtctgcccacgagacattttccaactttttctttttttctacctCTGCTTCTCCCGGTTCgcactgttggctttgtttttttctacccaaaatgcactgcgctctatGTCACTTCccctctttggttcacttcctctctttggttcaatGGATAGTCcctttgcatttcccactgtaagcgaaccacACCAGGGTCCGCTTGCAaatgaaccgagacccccagttttcaagcagtCCAGGGTTAGACTTAGACTTAGACTTAGACatgactttattaatccctttgGGAGGTTCCCTCAGGGAAATTGAAGTTCCATATCACACACAGCACtgttaaatatacatatacataaataatataaaataaaataacactggAAGAATAgagagaaatatatatattcatacacatgtgtgtatataatagtgttgtcacgataccaaaacctttgtttcggtaccaataccaatatgaatttcgatacttttcgatactcttcggtacttttcctaaagaaaagtccttttggatacaaacctttagaacaataaatagtaggggtgtaacggtaacaaaaaaaatcatggttcggtaagtacctcggtacggacgtcacggtttgggaactcaaatgtcccaccaagtttgtgttgtctcgtgttgtctccctttgcgaggcagactttctcttgtcttttttcacatgtGCAAGCTgtgaatgttgatacaggtgttgtcatacacaccacttgtgcaatctgtgctccaataggaacaagaaagccgtttgtgtgcataattgagtaaaataaattaacttaattaatgaactgaatcaatttcaaagtaccagtattttccaaatgcagtatggtaccgtttggaatactctagtaccgtgGTACCATTTTAGTACCAGTATGCCGTGCAACACtagtatataatatatatactgtacatagtATTCAGTATTTACAGTATAAACAGAACACAGTATTTGTATGGTTGTGTTATTATTGCACATGTATTGTATTGTACATGGTTATTGTACATCTGTTCATCTATTCGCCCTCCTCCCCCCCAGTGAGGAGTTGAATAGTTTGATGGCACGGGGGACAAAGGAGTTTTTCAGTCTATTTGTCCAGCTCTTTGGAAGGAGCAGCCTGTCGCTGAACCGGCTCCTCTGGCTGCTGATGACAGTGTGCAGAGGATGGTTGGCATTGTCCAAGATGCCCCGCAGTTTGTTAAGAGTTCTCCTCTCCGCCACTGTCACCAGGGGGTCCAGCTTCATGCCAACCACCGAGCCGGCCCGTCTGACCAGCTTTTCCAACCTGGAAAGTTCAAGCAGCGCAGGTCTTGAGGAGACGGGGACGCACATTGTCTGGTCCTGCTGCTTTCCGGGGCCGGAGCTTCCTCAGTTCTCCTCTCACCTGGTCAGCTGTGATGCAGGGAGGAggctgtgtggaggagaggggggggAGGGGAGTGGGGCTGCACAGCTGCCGtggaaggggaggggggggcatGGAGCTGGAGTTGCTGTGAGAGAGAGGTGAGAAATGTCTGGAGAGAGGTGAGGATGGGAGAACAGGGTGCGAGGTGGCTGCGGCCTTCAGGGGGGAGGAGGGTGCTGCTGTGCTGCCTGGGTGGAGATGCActgggagagggaggggagctGGCTGCAGTGAGGGTGGGGGTGGAGTGGAGTGGCTGAACCTATTGAAGAAGTTGTTCAGGTCGTTCGCTCTCTCCACACCCTCCCCCCTGTCCTGGTCCTAGCTTTGTGGACTGTGATGGTTCTGACACCTTCCCAGACCTCCCTCATGTTGTTCTCCCTCAGCTTCTGCTCCACTTTCTCCCTGTAGGAGTCTTTTGCCTCCCTCAGGCAGCGTTTCACCTCCCGCTGTGCTGCTTTCATCTCCTCTTTGTCTTTAGTCCTGAAGGCCTTTTTCTTCTTGTTGAGGACAGCCTTGACTCTCTGTGTTACCCATGGTTTGTTATTTGAGTAACACTGAACAGTCTTGGTGGGGGCAACCACATCTGCACAGAAGTTGAGATAGTCTGTGAGACAGTGAGTCATCCCCTCGATGTCCTCATCATCATGTGAACCCAGCAGCACATCCCCAGTCCTCTTAGGGCCTCCTCTACTTCAGGAGTCCATCTCCTGATGGAGCGAGTAGTGACACCCTGCCTTTGGACCAGGGGGGTGTACTGGGGCTGTATGTAcaccaggttgtggtctgacTTACCCAGTGGGGGGAGGGCGGTGACTCTGTATGCTTCCTTAACGTTGGTATACAGTAAGTCAATCGTCCTGTTCTTCCTGGTGGGGCAGTTGACAACCTGGTGAAAAGCAGCCAGAGTAGAGTCCAGGGTGACATGATCGAAGTCTCCAGATATTATTATGAAGGCCTCAGGCTGTTGCAGCTGCAGCCGTGCTGTGACGTTGTGTATCCTTTCACAGGCAGCGGCCGCATCTGCTCTCAGAGGAATGTAAACACAGAGGGCAATCACGTGACTGAACTCCCTCGGTAGATAGTATGGCCACAAGCTAACGGCCAGCAGCTCCAGATGTGGGCAACACAAAACCGCCTTCACGGTGACATGGCCGGGGTTACACCAACGGTTGTTGACATATATGATGAGTCCCCCACCTTTGTTTTTGCCACATGCTTTCGCGTCCCTGTCGGCTCTCACTGCTGTAAATCCCCGCAGGTCCACATTAGCATCCGGTATGCTATCAGTTAGCCATGTCTCCGTCAGAATGAACAAGCTGCACTCACAGTAGATCTGCTGGTTCTCCAAAGCGGCCAGCTCGTCCATCTTATTCGGCAGTGAGTTGACGTTCCCCATAATCACAGAGGGAATCGATAGTTTGAAGCGTTGTGTTTTGGGATGTTGTGTCTCTGTCCAGGTGTGCTCGTCCTAAGAGCCAGCAACTCCTCTCCAGAGTAAACGAGAGAGCTGACTCCCATGTGTTTTTTTGAGTCTGCCGTATCCATGGGATACATGTAAAATCCTTCGTGAAgaagtaaatattaaaaaaaggcCGAAAAGTTagaaaagagggaaagaaaaaggtaaaaacaaaaacagtgctGCAGAGCGACTGGATAGGCTGCCGTCTCATACAGCGCCATCTTCCATCTATGATGGATGTTCGctcgtttggtccgcaccagagttagAATGAgagttcacaccactccaaacgaaccaaactatccgtggaagcagaccagggttcgtttaaagcagACTAAATagtgccagtgtgaatgcgtcctaaaGGACAGCCctcagaggtcctgtgtccatgccttgagaagtcagagccaagtccagtCCTAGGACCCCTCTGGGGTACCAGAAGGTCCCTCAAATGTTCAATCAGATTGGTatctggggtatttggaggccaggttgatgccttgagctctttgtcccattTCTCAGGTAATTCcagagcagtttttgtggtgtggcatggtgtaTTGTCCTGCAGAGGGGTCACTGCTATTGAAGTGTTGTTGCCATGAGGAGGGGTAGGGGAGAGTGGGGTGATTTGTGCCAGTGGGAGAGTTGTGCCAGCCCTTGTTTCTAGAAAACTATAGAAGAAATTGGTCATGTGACCTCATATTTTTGAGGAGGCATCTATTTTACTCAGCCTGTGGAGAAAAGAGGCACATGGCACAAGAGGTAAGCAGATTTAAGtccaaaaaactgttttttgcctTTCAAAGTGAATTTTTTATGATCATGGTTTATTGATTGTTGTGTCTGAACAATTATAGATAAGTTTGAAAACATTTCATACATGAGTTAGTGCTTTAGTAAGCTACAATATGAGGCTATACTGTTAGCATGATGTTAGCTCTAAACTGCTGTATGATACAAGTTTGCTAAAATGGTGGGGATGGGGTGATTTGTGCCAAAAGGCCTGGgttatgttattttatgttaatgttaaGTGTTAAGTTAattatgtgacatttttgattttagacCAAAAGCCATAATGCCACGCCTTTAcaaaaggaagacagacagggGTTCAACCCCTCTTATGGAGTTGGACAGAGTAGTGAGAGAGGTGCAACAGGGGAAGGTCTGTAAATAGGTCTTGTTGAAGAAGATTGTAGCTATGgagccatcacacacacacacacacacacacacacacacacacactctctctctctctctctctctctctctactggCCAGGAGTTGACATTCATGACCTGGAGccttcatttttaatttcattttgttctTAACATTTTAAATAGGCCTTGTTGAAGAATATTGCAGCATTGACAAGTGGCGTGTTGTGTTGTAGCTTGTCCCGAGAATTGCAGTTGATTTTGTTCAGGTTTAACTTAATTTTATCCTGAAAAAGATAAATATTATGTAGGCCTACTTCTAGCCAATCTTTGATGTATTCGACATGTTATCTACTGCTAAAACTGGCCTTtgatgttattaaaaaaaagctttaataaGTAATTTGGTATTGAATTTGTCTTGCTTTGATACAGCATTACAGTATATGACatgaaaatgttctgttttaCTTCAGTAATCAATGGCGCAATTTACCCCAATGTATTTTCTCCAAAGGCACAACGCACCCCGCATTGGGGGCAAATTGTGCCACGAATAAAAACTGGCACATCTCACCCCACTCTCCactacttggtctgcaacagtgttcgGGTGGGTAGAGGAcatcaagtagcatccacatgaatccCACACCCAAGGTTTCCCTCAGGTGTCACTCAAAGGTGTCACTCAAGGTGACACTCAAAggtgtcactcaaagcagcccgcTCTTAATCATGCAAAACTTTAAgctgtaataaaatgtaaatgggtgagttatataaaattgacccctgtacagttgtcatgttttttttaaattggctgtagagaccaaaactgtttttttgtcgcaggctgtaaacatgtttatttctgctgttaagttggtaATCTTAACATgtgggtctatggggactgactctgtTTCGGAGCCGCTTGGAATTTGACCCTTGATAGTACATTTActtgctgtgtttgctgtgtcgGGGCAGGTGGGTGAGGGGTATAAATATGGGCTTATCAACCTGCAGTAAAACGCTTTCAGGCTTTCAGCCACGTTGATGGTTCTCCACAGTCTGGAGGGTTCTTTCCAGCAACTGGTGGTGTCCTGATGCATGGTTGGTGGCCgacaacatttgaaaaaaaaatatatatatattttagaatAGCTTCTTTTAACTACTCTGATTTGGATCTATTTACACCCTCCTGCCTGAGTTAAGCCATAAACCAGAACTTGGCAGGAGCTCATCCTGGTTTGTTGCTGCAGCTTCAAAAACTCTCCATTCACTGAAGTCTAAACAGGCCTAAAACGTTACAGATTTTAGTTTCTGTCTGTAGATCAGTGGAGCAGACGGTGAACAGAGATTCTCAATGCTGCTCAGGTAACAGAGCAATAAGTTTCCTTTATTTGATCTGAAATTTGCtttgtcaaaatcccccaagaATAATGAAGAgggttagggactgttctttacttatgaggggggagggggtggtgcaaaaagagTGAGtcatgtaaaatatttttttaagcactggcaaggcacttgtgtttttttaatttagctgAGGGGATGGGCACACAAATTTTAATAGCTgtattctgtctttattttacatCCGATTTTTAAAGCACTTCTTTAAAGGTCGCTACAATTACATCATTTATCAtaagcagaaactgtaaaaaacagaaatcatggttggattttcacatttccgacggtccttggacacatcacgTGTAATGAATACTTCAGTcagtgagagacagaaaaaaaaaaacccataaccaaatctgagcttaaTATCAAATTCACTGTATTCTACATCTCATATTCAATttggacaaaaataaaatgtttggaaCCAGCATGCAATATCAAAGCTCCCCCTCCCATTGGGTCTTGGGGACGTTCTGCACAGGTaaaggagcagcaggtggtggcaTCCATCAGTCAGCCCCCTCTCCAGGGTCTGAGGGCGACTGAAGGAGGGGAAATAACTGAAATTTAATTTAGCTTTTGATTTGttgaaaattaaattgaattttcctgttaatatttatatgtgtatatatatatgtgtgtgtgtgttgatataTATATTCCTAACTTAAGTTTGCTTAATCTATCTGTACCCATGACTCTTCCCCATTGCCTGTTCCTCTTGTTCTAACTCGTTCCCCCTTTTGTACTATTTCACCAACTTCATcaacacgcacgcacacatcAACAAATAACCATCAACATTCATTACACCGAGGCACATCTGTGTTTATATCTGTGAACAATAGCTTCTATAACGTGTGTTATCACTTTTATTTActaatatcaaataaaaatTGACAACCAActattatttattaaatatcaAAACAATTCAAAAATTCctgtttaactttttaaaattactcCAAAACACCAATAACATATCCATTTAAATTGGACataatgtaagataatgtgatgtgtcttaaattatatttattaagtaaagtttgcctctttattaggaaatgggtgttCACAACAtgctgatacagtcaattaaaaattcattcattactttttgtataggcccagttggatattgcaataataatgagtggttatcacaaaatcccacagcacacctggaTTTGCATCGCTGCCACACACACTGAGAACCATTACATTACACCATTACGCCTGTGTTTCTCTTTTgtgttaattattattttacatgtcTTATCTCCCACATAGTGTTTTCCCTGTCATGTCTTTCACTTGTTTTGTGCCTACAtcaccaaaaataaatataaatagtaCTGgcggcacagtgatgcagtggttagcattgtcgcctcacagcaagaagaaTCCCCAGGTACTCCAgcctcctcccacagtccaaagacatgcaggttaattggtgactctaaattgtccgtaggtgtgaatgtgagtgtgaatggttgtctgtctctatgtgttagccctgtgatagtctggtgacctgtccagggtgtaccctgcctctcgcccagtgtcagctgggaaaggctcctGTCTTCCTGTgacccttaacaggataagcggttacagaaaatgaatgaatgaatgaataaatagtactactactactactgctactgttaataataataatttatagtggagggagggtcatgcatttaccacaaaaatattacatgtgaaaaaatatttgtagctttggGCAaggctaaaataataataataataggcctaataataacaataataataataatgatgatgatgatgatgataataataatcacaaCCCAGCCCAGCCACCCCTGTCCTCCTGTggtaagtaaagaacagtcccatTTATATAATCAGAATATTTGATCATGAGATTTCCGACAGCATTTGAAGGCACCGTGTTTCCTTTTTAAACGCGGCATCCGTTTACGACCAGATGTTTAGGAAGCCGACTCTGGgcgtcttcctcctcttcctccactgaGCTGGACAAAAAAAGGTCTGCAGTTTGCGATTCATTGGTGAGAAATGCCCCCAAAAACCAAAAGAAAGGTTTTGGCAGACATGCTGGAGGACCtgtcaaaggaaaactttgacAAGTTCTGCAGGCAGCTTCTGGACCGTGGGGACGTCAGACGCAACAAGGTGGAGGGTAAAAACTACCTTGACATCGCGGAGCTCCTTGTGACAACTTACACCGAGTCCCGAGCTGTTGGAGTGGCTGCGGAGTTGTTGAGAGAGATTGACTGCAACGAGGATGCAGAAAGACTCGGTAAATATCTCACAGATACAAGGTTTGACCCAATGTGGAGACAGAAACGAGAAAACTGCAGAACACTGAACCCTTCAGATCTgcctttatttatatttatattgtcgtcatttgaaaatgtttaacttAAGAGCTGTTTTTAAGGTTTATTTCTAGATTATTGAAGTTAAAAATCAAAGTGATAAACAATTGAACTAGCCCGCGTCTTTTTTGCTTTCACTTCGAGCAGGGGCGGACTCAGGCCGAAGGCATTTTTACTGTGTTATTTTGTAGGAACTTTGCAAGCATGCTTCGACTCGCCCAAACTTAACATCGAAGTTATTTTTCTTGTAGACATAGAGAGCCCTAAAAGACGTTTTCTCCCaactgctcagtgtgtgtgtgcatatggcTTAGTGCATCCTATAATAATCCTGTAATTTAAACTGTAATTTCATcatatttctttctctcttctttttcttttatttcaaaaAATCAGAATCTAACATTGTGTCTTCTTGTTTTTGCAGTTGAAGATGCAGGTCGACAATCCACAAAACCTGGTCCCAGCAACAGTGAGttgttttcctgtttcctgtctaaATAGATATTACAGATTAGCTGCTGTAGAGAAGGAGTTGTTTTGAATTATTTCACGTTGAGCTTCATCCTCTGAGCTCTGGGAGCTGTCATACTAAATGGATGTAAATGCTTGAGGGCCATTTTGCGCAACACAGGTTGAAACAAGCTCAGCCAGAAGAGTTTATATCTATGGTAGGCTATCCATCAAGAGTAGAACAGAAGACGAGAATAGAGTACAACTTTATTTTCcagcagagtgaaaaattgTCTTCAGCTCACCGaaacataaaagcagcaaaacaacGTGCAACATATTGAACAAAtgtggtaaaaaataaataaagaaataaataatcagaGGATAAAAGAAAGAAGGTGaaaaatatgaacaaaatactaataataacaaAGTATAacgcatttaaaataaaatacagattttGCAGGTTTGTAGCTCTGATTTGGGAGACACTAATGATAGAAGAGTGAAGGGAAAATTTCAATTAATATTTTCACCATGATTACATTTCCTGTGGCAGACTGCATCCCTTTACGTTTATGATGACATTGACTTGCACGCTGCGTTCTCTGCTGTGCCATTACAAATGCATAAGTGTGATCTATACGTggcattcatacaggaagtgtctCGAAGCTGACATTGCAAACAGAGGCTTCTCCACGTATTAAGAAAATTTAAGTCTGCATGTCCAGCACTTTTTTACCTGTCTCAATCTACTTGACTACACATGTTGTTTTTATGAATTTAAATGTTACAATTTCTTAATATGTGTAGTTTTATTGAGATAATACCTGGTCTTAACTTCACATGAATAGCTGCATTGGCAACAtgtttaaggattttttttacatgttgaaTGAAGGCTTGTGCCGATTTCTGGTTTAACCGGTTCGGTCCGGTTTAAGAGCTCCACCCAGTTAGGCTTGTACCAATTTCCAGTTTAACAGTTTCGGTCCGGTTTAAGATCTCCACCTGGTTTAATTCACGTCAACCGGATAAACTGGGGGGGAGGGGCTTTTCACATCAGCGGCgtgtcaagggactatattcaacttatAGATAAAAAAGGAGGTTGCACATCAACAGTGATGATACTCAGAGTGCTAAACCCAAAAATCcaatatgatcaaaaatgtaaaaaatggtAGCACATCTCAAATTGCCCAGTTAAGTACTCACATTTGACTTCTTTTAATGGCTCACATCAAAAAAACGAACGTTAACGCGTTTCGGCACATGGCCTTCTTCAGAGCGTtttcaacttatcttgcattgtaacatgcattatgacaacttaataaggtttatgtttgtttataaatgaagtggaggagcctacaagtgttttgaTTAGTTTGTCTCAGAAGCTGCAGAGGGACTCCGCAGCTCcactcagctgtctgctgctgctgcgagagatcaaatttcattggGGGCGGGGAAAAGTGCGagggagtcagcagtcattcagtttgttgctctaaccaaagatactggattactactgtactatacagtatatactatgctgtactattactactattattactggtttatccaccgtctttgcCCTAACGTCTTGGGCtgtgtccgaaatcattcactactccctTGGACTATATAGTGAGCTCATTAAAACACTTTCGGACACTACTCCGTCGCGTAGTTAAGTACGTcattactgtcattactgtcgcACAATTAAAACGAGCCAGAGCGATGTCATCTGGTGGGTTTtcgaaataaataataaattcatTTGTGTGATAAATACATTACACTACTTTTCGCTCTGCATTGTGGGATACTATGAATCCACTATATAGGGTATATTAATTTACACTAAACATTCGGacagcactacaaaatggcAAACACACTATTTAGTGCACTATTTAGTGAGTAGGGAGTGATTTCGGACGCAGCCTTGGtgtccttctgcttcttcttcttcttgtgtaaccttgtgtgtattggcggttaatacagcattaccgCCAGTAATGTGGATAGTGGATTGGAAGCGCATTACACCTAcaatgggcttttattgtgaaaaatagctcaaatgcgacccccagtcgtaaaattaggtatataattGGATATATCGGTtcggttagatatttggctttaaatcaaactggttggaaaattttcaaaccggcACAAGCCTAGTTGAATGCCTATTTTCCCCacagtattttgaaaaagatttGCAAGTCACTGCAATCAGGGTTGTAGAATATCgccagccttatcctttaaaGTCTTCTCTTAAACTGGCAACCAATAATGACGCCtaaaaaacccccaaacaaTTTTAAACTTGAAAGATGGAGCTGAGGACAAATTTAGTACAGCAAAATCTTTTTAGAGACAAAGTCCACTCTGTACCTAATATTAATCTGCTGTTTTTATCACATAAAAAAGGCATTTCATTTGTTGTGTGTATGGAAAAATAGTTGTTTGTCAATAAGCAATTTAAATTTTCTCTCATTTTGTTTCAGCTGCGAGCCCCTCCGCTGGAGCAAGTGGTGCACATGCCATGGCAGAGGGTGGGTGCGCAGGTAGTGTGGCGTCTTCTCAGTAAATACCTTATTCTCTGCTTGTGATCGGTCACTGATCCAATTGTTCAGAAACCCAAAATCTGATGATAAAACACACTTCTTAGGTTAACTCGAGCCAGGTCGAAACAGAGTAGGGGAGTCGCCAtaattgtaacatttttcaCTCATTTTTTTAACTTACATATGTAATATGTAAACAACCTACATGTTTCTGCTATCACAAAGTTTTTCAATAGAGAAAAGAAGTTGTGAGCAATTAAACCAAACGTGGATGCTGTCCAGTGTTACAAATGAAGCACATCTGTGTCTTACAGTGTTTTCACACTTAAtcattttcagccctctaaacagaactagagctgtgactcagcattttttgcgCAACACTtcaagagaactcagacccctctggAGGTGGTCTGTTTACGGTTTGCCTTAAGTCCACGTTGCAGTTCATttaacctgtgccttgtgaacacaaagcgctcCAGGTTCACTTTGCACATTGCCTTTTTATctagccctctagatcacatgctattGAACTGGGGCgcttgaaaaaaacagacaaaaccatgTGGGCCTGTAACGCTTGCAAGGACGCAGGACGAGGATTAGTTTGGTCCACGGAAGATACTGCacatctccagatgtggaatataatatatcatagagcaacagtctacagcacagaaacactaaggTTTTCCTCCAATTTTAACTGTATGTGAAGGGAGGAGCTGCATAATCGCACTGCAGTGCCAcgtcaaagttaaaaaaaacccaaaaaatgtcaattaaaTATAGGCGaaagtgtgaacagaaagaggaccgaggccccatcagagctgaagtttaccagaaagagaactgagtccttttattgttggtccactttttggtgcactttaatGGTGCTTTCACACATAGTCctcttaaaacaaacaaaactcagtcctcttaaagtgcattgaaaagtggaccaacagaaaccaacagaaaaaggcttcagtcctctttctgttcacactttCACCTTTACatagttttttttcctgcactcCACATCCAGAGACGTGCAGTTTCTTCCGTGGACCAAATTACTCCTCGTCCTGCATCTTTGCAAGCGTTACAGGCCAACCAGGTTTCATCTTTCTTTTCAGACGTCCCAttgcaacagcatgtgatctagagggctaaatacaaAGGCAAGGAGCAAAGCAAAACTGGAgtgctttgtgttcacagtgtACAGGTTAAGCGAACCACACCGCAGACTTGAAGCGAGGTGGTCTGAGTATGGTTcacttcagaggggtctgagttctctttgAGCGTTCACATATGTGCAAAAAAAGCTGAGTCTCCACTCTGAGTctgtttagagggctgaaaaggaccaagtgtgaaaacagcctAAGAGGAttgagtttggtttgttttaaaagAACTATATGTGCAAACACCCATAATTATAACAGCGTTAGTTACAGTTGTAATACAACTGAAAAAACAATATTCAAGTCAAGctaatgtttttatgttaatttCACACCTAGGATGTGATCGGATAATGTATATTAtctgattatattatattatttattaaaaatgacagGATGTAGCAGCTGGTGCATTTGCCTGTTTGCAAGTACACTGATTACACCTACAAAGTTAGCCGGTTTGATTGATGGAGGTTGTGAAAATACATACAACCCTAATTTGGTTTAGAATATAATGAATGACATTTGACTGAACACAGAGTGTGCGCAGTTTGGGTATACCTGTGTGTAATAGCACACTGACCCCTGGAGGGTCACGAACGTAGCAACACCCGAAGTCACTAAGCTTTACAGTCTATGCTATAGCCACATAGTCAGTTTACATCTGCCAGTGtattaacaaaaacacacatctaagttaagtatatatatatatatatatatatatatata is part of the Epinephelus fuscoguttatus linkage group LG8, E.fuscoguttatus.final_Chr_v1 genome and harbors:
- the pycard gene encoding apoptosis-associated speck-like protein containing a CARD isoform X2, coding for MPPKTKRKVLADMLEDLSKENFDKFCRQLLDRGDVRRNKVEGKNYLDIAELLVTTYTESRAVGVAAELLREIDCNEDAERLVEDAGRQSTKPGPSNTASPSAGASGAHAMAEGGCAGRHFVDKHRSRLIDRVCETASVLDALLENEVIQQGTYDEILAIPTHRDRMRKLFSGPLNSAGDVGKDILLNILKEKEKYLIDELMGKK
- the pycard gene encoding apoptosis-associated speck-like protein containing a CARD isoform X4 is translated as MPPKTKRKVLADMLEDLSKENFDKFCRQLLDRGDVRRNKVEGKNYLDIAELLVTTYTESRAVGVAAELLREIDCNEDAERLVEDAGRQSTKPGPSNTASPSAGASGAHAMAEGRHFVDKHRSRLIDRVCETASVLDALLENEVIQQGTYDEILAIPTHRDRMRKLFSGPLNSAGDVGKDILLNILKEKEKYLIDELMGKK